The Pecten maximus chromosome 14, xPecMax1.1, whole genome shotgun sequence genome includes a region encoding these proteins:
- the LOC117342053 gene encoding beta carbonic anhydrase 1-like, with protein MPGIEKLLLGILRYRVNTRWKLLEQFQRVKDNPEPTSVFFTCIDSRVLATKFMDSQVGDNFVVRSAGNLIPHACNFSYESATTEAGALELGCIVNGVKHVVVCGHSDCKAMNLLYSMRKEVDNKEGGPLQLWLKRHGTASLEKFKLLTPENEYKGPVPYQTARKFNAFIDPENRFNLADKLSQVNCLQQLQNVASYPFLKDLISREEVKLHAMWFDIYTGEVFMFSRMQQRFIEINDQNINHLLHDAYRKVEKIPITEQRRK; from the exons ATGCCGGGTATAGAGAAATTACTTCTCGGAATATTACGTTACCGAGTCAACACGAGATGGAAGCTTCTAGAACAATTTCAACGCGTCAAGGATAATCCAGAG CCAACATCAGTGTTTTTCACCTGTATAGACAGTCGAGTGCTGGCTACAAAGTTTATGGACAGTCAGGTTGGTGATAACTTTGTGGTGCGTAGTGCTGGAAACCTTATTCCTCATGCGTGTAACTTCAGCTATGAGAGCGCCACCACGGAGGCTGGAGCTCTAGAGCTAGGATGTATAGTGAACGGCGTCAAACATGTGGTCGTTTGTGGACACTCAGATTGTAAG GCCATGAATCTGCTGTATTCGATGAGGAAGGAGGTTGACAATAAAGAAGGCGGCCCACTCCAGCTTTGGCTTAAACGACACGGCACAGCAAGTCTTGAGAAATTTAAACTCCTAACACCAGAAAATGAGTATAAAGGACCTGTTCCCTATCAGACTGCTCGCAAGTTTAATGCATTCATCGATCCTGAAAACCGCTTTAATTTAGCCGACAAATTATCACAG GTGAATTGCCTACAACAGCTACAGAATGTAGCCAGCTACCCGTTCCTGAAGGACTTGATCTCGCGTGAGGAGGTGAAGCTACATGCCATGTGGTTTGATATCTATACCGGTGAAGTGTTTATGTTTAGTCGAATGCAGCAGAGGTTTATAGAAATTAATGACCAGAATATAAACCACCTACTGCACGATGCCTACCGTAAAGTTGAGAAAATTCCGATAACTGAGCAAAGACGAAAGTAG
- the LOC117342052 gene encoding phospholipid scramblase 2-like: MEYYDERQETIKNENRRASIMMERQIQHGVVVNQPRQSIVSMSSTTTSQPPGGGGGMGMMGAMMGGGGAGGADPMMDMMRLIRAKKVGQRLRRKSVNPKLDPPPGLEGINDKGFVYVRQQLDMDLKGGCWSSNTYKIWDETEDELFYVIEASSCCCRWFCGPQRQFKLDFYTPSDDLVFTLHRKSCRCDCCCWLDCMFCNNKVYVVDCLNRTLGSIKQQYSLCGSRFDILDSEGALVAKIVGPACSCRCAAESTLEIIDKTGEEIIGHINKKWEGNRDDGINMDHEYFDIHFPEKMDSIEKMLVVGGAFLMNYMYFEMS, from the exons ATGGAATATTACGACGAACGTCAGGAAACCATCAAGAACGAGAACAGACGAGCAAGCATCATGATGGAAAGACAAATACAACATGGAGTAGTTGTCAATCAGCCACGCCAGTCAATCGTGTCCATGTCAAGCACGACCACATCCCAGCCCCCCGGGGGCGGAGGTGGTATGGGTATGATGGGTGCCATGATGGGAGGGGGAGGGGCTGGGGGCGCGGACCCCATGATGGATATGATGAGATTGATCAGGGCCAAGAAGGTTGGACAACGGTTACGCCGGAAGTCCGTCAATCCAAAACTGGACCCTCCTCCGGGACTGGAAGGAATCAACGACAAGGGATTCGTATATGTCCGACAGCAGCTGGACATGGACCTCAAAG GTGGATGTTGGTCCtcaaatacatacaaaatatgggACGAGACAGAGGACGAGCTGTTCTACGTCATTGAGG CATCCAGCTGTTGCTGCCGATGGTTCTGTGGTCCCCAGCGTCAGTTTAAACTAGATTTCTATACACCGAGTGACGATCTCGTGTTTACGTTACATCGGAAGTCATGTCGATGTGACTGTTGTTGCTGGTTGGATTGCATGTTTTGTAACAACAAAGTCTATGTCGTCGACTGCCTCAACCGGACGCTTGGCTCCATCAAACAACA GTACAGTTTGTGTGGCAGCAGGTTTGATATCTTGGACAGCGAAGGCGCCCTGGTGGCCAAGATCGTCGGCCCCGCTTGTTCCTGTCGGTGTGCTGCCGAGTCCACTCTTGAG ATAATTGACAAGACTGGCGAGGAGATCATCGGCCACATCAACAAAAAATGGGAAGGCAACAGGGATGATGGTATCAACATGGACCACGAGTACTTCGATATCCACT TTCCGGAAAAGATGGATTCCATAGAGAAAATGTTGGTGGTTGGAGGGGCTTTCCTCATG aattacatgtactttgagATGTCTTGA